A single region of the Palaemon carinicauda isolate YSFRI2023 chromosome 17, ASM3689809v2, whole genome shotgun sequence genome encodes:
- the LOC137656349 gene encoding uncharacterized protein has product MLDDYYGNTLDDDYGNTLDDDYGHMLDVDYGNMVDVDYSNMLIMGNTLDDYGNTLDDDYGNMLDDEYGNTLDDDYGNTLDDDYGNMLDDEYGNTLDDDYGNTLDDDYGNMLDVDYGNTLDLDYGNTLDVDYGNMLDDDYGNTLDDDFGIVLNV; this is encoded by the exons ATGTTAGACGATTATTATGGCAACACGTTAGACGATGATTATGGCAACACGTTAGACGATGATTATGGCCACATGTTAGATGTTGATTATGGCAACATGGTAGACGTTGATTATAGCAAC ATGTTGATTATGGGCAACACGTTAGATGATTATGGCAACACATTAGACGATGATTATGGCAACATGTTAGACGATGAATATGGCAACACGTTAGATGATGATTATGGCAATACGTTAGACGATGATTATGGCAACATGTTAGACGATGAATATGGCAACACGTTAGACGATGATTATGGCAATACGTTAGACGATGATTATGGCAACATGTTAGACGTTGATTATGGCAACACGTTAGACCTTGATTATGGCAACACGTTAGACGTTGATTATGGCAACATGTTAGACGATGATTATGGCAACACGTTAGACGATGATTTTGGCATCGTGTTAAACGTTTGA